The window AAATACATTTGGAGAGCAGCTTAACAATGGCACGATACATAACTAACAAAGATGAAGGACACAGAATGATGAGGCGCAAAAAGGAGAACACCTGATTTTCTGAAAGTCGATTGTCTTAGCGGAGGACCGGATTGGAGTAAACGTTTTGGACTTGCATCCATGGGCATCACATTTTAGAGGAGGTGAAAACTTTCCATCAGTAAATTCCCGGGTTATGCTAGTTTTGCACTTTGCACAATCAAAAGCCATCTGTGTGACAAAAGGCTTCACAGTACTAACTTTAACAACAGTCCCATGAACTGTTACAAGCTTTCCTGCAATTTTCAAAGCACAAACTTATGGTACATCTCACTTAAGGTTTATCATATAGTTATTTAAATACGCGAAATGAGCAGTCTACCAATATATGCTGCTCTCAGATTTTTCAGGGAGATAGAAGATTCGGGATAATTATGGAGACGAACATTGATCTTCATGTCCTTCTCAAATTCATTAGTCTCCCATTGACCTAAAAGAACCTGTGAAAGTTGAAATATAAGTCTTCATCTCATgccaaacaagaaaacaaaacatagtgAACTTTAATACCTTACCTTGTGAACTGCAGCATTCATACATGGGATAACTCCTTTGGGATTATCCTCCAGATTTAAGAAAAAGTTCTCGACATCGGATATTTTCTTGAATTGTTGGAGATCAAGCGACAAAGAGAAGGAACCACCACCTTCTTCATTTACCTGTTTCTCACCCAATTTGTGTCAAATTGTCCCATTCCATGAAAGAAACTTATGAACTTGTTTCTCATCTAAGAACAACTAATTGAGGTAAGCGAATCTACTTAATAGTTCTCAAATCTACCCTGATTCTAAGCAAAAATCGAGCTAATTAGATTACAGTTTATACAGGAAAATTGCTATAACAAGCTTCATTCAAATTCGATTCATAAAATTTTACCAGAAATTTGATGCAAAACTTTTTCGTCAATTGAGTTTATAAAGCACTAATCTGAAGGTGGCGAAATGAGGATATACCTTAGAAACTAGGCCTCTACCAGGAGAGGCGGAGAATATGCGGATGAGCTCCGCCGTGAGCAGCAACTTCTCCTCGTCGATGGCCAAGTTCTCGTTGTCCCTAATATACACAGATAATAATTTCCCTATGTCGATGGAATCAATTCCGGTTGATCTACGGCGACTCGAATTCATGCTTGCACCGTCGCTGCCGCCTCCGTTAAACCCCATCACCGTAACTCGTTCGTCCGTCAGTCGCTGAGAAAATATCGCTCCGGCCAATGGGtattggcgggaaaaaaaagaagtaataagGCTTTTTTGGTAAGTGGGCCGAATGATTGGACCCAAAAACCcagagataacaaaaaaaaaaaaataggataaaatctaattaaaaacaGAAAGCTTCAGTTGTCCGCCACGTGGACTATGGcgcacaacaaacaaaaaaaaggaaaaaagagtaaaagaccCAAAACGAGAAACCCGTTTCTGGTTTTTAGATTTGACGTCTTCGCTTCGTTTACTTCATTCAAGAAACCGAGCTCCCGCCGCCGGGTGATTCGCTTTTCATCACGACCGTCATCGGAGGTTTGTtgcgagcttcttcttctctcttctctctcgatttatctcttcttctttaggtGCGGTTACTTGTTTTCTTTGGAAATGACTCAAGTAATTTCTGATGATTTACTTGTCTCCGttcttctagggtttttgttttggtactgCTTATGTCGACGGAGTCAGAACGTATTGATTCGGTCTCAGACGTTATTGATGGCTCTAATGCGTCGACGCTTGAGGTCAGAAATGCTCAAATGTCTGAAACCCTAGCTGGTCAAGCTCAGGAGCTGATAGCGAAGCCTGATGGAGATGTGCAAGAAGGAAACGGCAGCTTAGCTTTAGATGTTGATGATGGGTTGGAGAAAACAAATGCTATTACTGATCTGGAGAAGCAAACGGAATCTATAAATGGAGGGTTAGATCTAGGCGTTGGAACCGAAAATGTAGGTGGAGAGAGTAACGAAAGTGAGAAGAAGGTCCTAGTAGATAGTGAAGAGGTATTAATGGTAGAGGGTGAAAAAGATTCGGATGGGATCCAAACGGTACGTCAGGTTGAGAAGGAAGTGGAACCTGACATGGTCTGTTCTCCTGGCGCTGATCTCAGTGTTGTGAAGGTTTCTGATGCCAGATTGGATAGTGAAGACCTTGTTGAGATAAGAAAACCTGATGGTTCAGATAAGCAAGGAACAAAAGTTGATGACTTGGATGTTGTATGCTTTATGGGTTTAGAACCGCATGAGAGCAAGGATGAGAGTGTTTTGGTTGATGAAAAGGCACCTGTTACTGCGAAGGTGAAGATCTCTGACTCAGATTTGGTTTGGGCTAAAGTAAGGAGCCATCCATGGTGGCCTGGACAGGTGTTTAATGCTTCGGCTGCAACAGACAAAGCAAAGAAGCACTTCAAGAAAGGAAGTTTCTTAGTTACATATTTCGGAGATTGCACCTTTGCTTGGAACGATGCATCACGGATAAAGCCTTTTCGACAGCATTTCTCCCAAATGGCGAAGCAGAGTAGTCTACCCGATTTTATTGATGCTATGGATTTTGCTTTAGAAGAGGTATCAAGAAGGATAGAGTTTGGTTTAGCTTGTTCTTGTATCTCAGAGGAAGTCTATGAGAAGATCAAGAGTCAGAACATAATCAATCCTGGAATCCGAGAAGATTCAAGCTCAATACACGGTGGAGACAAGGTCTCAAGTGCAATCTTCTTTGAACCTGCAAACCTTGTGGAATATGTGAAGCGTTTAGCACGCTCTCCTAGCTATGATGCTACTGATGCGCTGCAGCTTGTGAGTCAGAGAGCACAATTATTAGCTTATAATCGCTGGAAAGGCTATACTGAACTCCCGGAGTTTGAGACACTTCAGGGCTCAGTAGAGTCTGCTCCCAAAATTTCTCTTGCAGAAGATAAAAGTGGCTTAGTGAAAGTTTCTGATCCTGAATTGAAAAAGAGTAAACAAGTTTATACTAAAAGGAGAAAGACAGAAGACCAAGATGACTCTAAACACGATGGAGTGTTTGAATATGAAGATACTACAGTTccaaagaaaaaggagaaaactttggCAGAGTTCATTGCTGAGAAACGCTTAAGCAGACATAAAGGGAACATATCACAAGAAAATTCTGGGGAAATTCCGAATTGTGAAAAGAAACGCAAGGTTGTGCTTTCAAAACTTCCCAAGTCCACAAAGAAGATCAAGGCGAACCTGGAAACAGAGGATCCTGGATCTCCCATTCCTCCCGAAAGTGATCGAAAAAATAGTTCGTCTGCAAGTGATAAGATTACACCAGGGAAAGCTAGAAAAAGTTTTGGAATTGGGGCAAGCATATTGAAAGTAGCAAACCAGATGCACAGTTCAACACCTACCAGACTCTTACCTTGCAGTGATTCGGCCTCCAAAAAAGCAGCCAAAAGCAATGGTAGTGGAAAAGGTCTCCAGGAGAAGCCTAAAGCCAAAACATTATCTAAAAGAGATAATTCTCCTTTAACCAATGAAAAGCTTTCAAGCCCTCAGGCTGCTTCTGTTACCAAAACCCCAAGTGCGAAATCCAATTCCATCAGCATCGACCATCAACTATCTGGAGAACTTGAACAGGTCATAAAAGAAGCACCTAGTACTACCCTTGTGAAGGACCCGATGTTGGAGTCGAGGGACTTGAAAGACTCTTCTAAAGAGCAAATGGGAAATGAGGATAGGAATGAAGCTGCAGATATCGCGGATGAGATTATCATAGAGGACAGCAATCTAACTGGGGAGAATAACAGCGGTTCGGACTTGAAAGATCAGCCTAGTGAGAAGAACTGCTCTGATGGATCTGATAGTTGCAAAAATGGTTTTGCAGAGTAGGGATGCTCAGCATCAGCGTCTAACCCACTAATACTGATCAAGAGAGGAATATGACTTGGCAATTGGCATCTTCTCTTTCAAAGTTTAGGATTGTGTGAATTTTATCAGGGTAGAACAAACACTTTTGTATGAGAGAAAAAGTTTGTTCCAAAGTTATTTTTGTTTGCAGACTTGACATTTACTACTGGTAAAGATTTCAATTAAAGAATTCAGTtgcatataatatgattttaacAAGTGTTCCGTAGTCCGTAGGATAAAATGAGATATATTATGAGAACTTCATCATATTGGGATAAGAATACTAAGGGTAATTTGTAtccaaaacaaatgaaacaaaaataagataacTCAAACTCCTCGTACAAAGAAGAAACGAGAATAAGATATGTCACTGAAACTTGAAGCAGAACATAGACATGTCTTCAAATATCATAAAAAATCCATTAACAAGAAAGCTTGTAAAGTAGTAGAGCTTAAGACCTaggcttctccttcttctccttgaagAGAGCATTGAGTGAGACACCAGACACCTTCACCACCTTAAACCTAACTCCGGGAATATCTCCAACAGCATGACCTTTACGCCCAAATCCAGCAATCAACACCTCGTCCTGCACACAACATTACAGAGTCAAGAAATTGGACACATTACTAGAATATCGCTGATTACTCGAAGCAGGTCTCATCTAACTGACATTTTCTTCAATGTAGTTCAAGCAACCATCATTGGGGACAAATGCAGCAATCTTTTTACCGTTCTTGATCAACTGAACTCTAGCACACTTACGGATAGCAGAGTTAGGCTGCTTAGCCTCAATACCGCTGCATAATTAAACACAAGAGTCTCTTCAAAGTCAACATCTATACTCAAAAGAGCCAATAAAATGGtaaaatttatatgttaatACAAACTTACATTTTCTCAAGGACGATTCCTTTAGCATGAGAAGATCCAGCAAAAGGCTTCTTCCACTCGTTCCCTTGGTGAGATTTCTTGTAACCCTTGTCAGCCCACCTCTGACTAATCCGAAGCCTCTTAAGCTTGCGCCCAGATCCCATACCACGTGTCTTACTAAAGAGAGATTCAAAGACAAAGACATAACAAAATGAGAAATACACTAACTGAGATGCCCAGAAAATCGAATAGACGTAAGATGCAAAACATATTCAGAGTtgacaataatatataaactcAAGATTCTAGGcataaaaaattacaatctTAATATCAACATTTCAGACAATTAACCCTTAATTGTAAGAGGGAACTGGAATAATTGCAACCTCGTAGCAAGAAACAACAGAGTAATTAACAAATATGCATTGGCACTAGTAAGCAAAATCACCAATTCCATAATTCCTAAACAACTATGAGGTGAATATGAACAAGCACAGAAACAAATTGTATGATTCAACAGATTCCGAAAACGACAAAACAAATcgaaagaaacagaaacaacaaatccTAAACACAACATAACAAATGACACTACTTGCATTTCACCgaaaccaaaacagaaacataGTCCCTTACAGGGAGAGATGAGATTGAGCACGAAGAATCAAAGAGAGGGAAACCATACCCCATGTTGACGACGGCGCGAGAGAGAGATGAGCTGAAAACTGCGAAAGGCTcgagctttttttctttttagttcgTGAGGGAGAGAAACCCTAGTGTAACGAAATTATTATATAGGGTTGGGTCAAAGACTCGTGACTGTGCCGGTTAACCCTAAACCGCCGTCTGtcataaaacttaaaacatgtAATGAAACCGACTTAAATAATGATAGAGTCGCATCAGGCCCAATCACATGTTTAgcccaaatattaaaaaagccCAACAATGATCAATTCCATACAGAATTATTTACGGAAGGAGCGACCGCATACGATTACTATCCGTCCGAGTCACGTGCACGGTGCACCTACTACTACCCCACACGACCCCCACACTATCCGCCACGTCAGCAAACCATGAAAACCGGCTGTAGCAGGTAAAAAGGCACACAAAGCAAAGCATAAGGAAGCACACGACACGCAACCGGTTCATCCGGTTCTCTTCATCGAAAAAACGACATGCACGACCGTCCATTTTCTTAAAAGAACGATCTTGATCTAACGGTCCGTATTTGTTTATCAACAGAagctaaaatacaaaaacaagaaaaaaagaggaaaaaggatCATCAATGGCGGACTGGAGTAGTTTTCATTTACATTAACCcagtcagaaaaaaaaaaaaaaaatgttcaatggaagaagaagaagactaaattGGCGACAATCCCCAACGTCTCTAAGCTGTTTCTGCTGCGTCATATGGTAAGAGAAACTTTTGTCTCTTTCGATTTCTCTCTAATGgaaaatactaaataatataaaagagaagTTTTGATTGATTCGTTATTCTCtttgagatattttaattagaaagaagtgatttttatatatactgtataaaaaaagagtgagcTTGAAGTTCACGCTTGTAAAGGTGTCAGTTTTGCAGCTCATTCTCTCAGCCatgttcttctcttctctctcgcgctctttgtgtttctttctcttttcctcatAATAAAACCCCACTTTAATGTATGTgcagctcttcttcttcttgtcattgCTCTGAAGACTAGGGTTCGGACCTCGGATCCggatttagggatttttttttttttttgataatggaGGAGATGGGAAGAGGAGTGCCTACGTGGCAAGACGAGTTAGCGAGTCTCATGGACGGAGGTTTACAATACGACGGATCTCCGATTGACTTGAGTGCGGATACTGAGTCAAGGTCAAAGAGTTTAGGTTCTGGATCCGAACCAGTGGAGCCTTTGAAGGATCAAGTGATGGGGTTTATGAAGTCTTGGGGAGAAATGCTTCTGGATCTCGCTATCGGATGTAAAGACGTTGTGCAGCAGATGGTTGTGACTGAGGACTCTTTCCTCGTGCGTAAGCTCCGGAAACCAGCTGCTAAGGTTTCTAAAAAGCTGAGCTTTCTTAACGAGTACTTGCCTGAGGATCGTGATCCCGTTCATGCTTGGCCTGTCattttcttcgtcttcctccttGCTCTCACAGGTAATATACATATTGATAAAACAGTGTTTTTGTGATTCTGGATCGCCATTTGTGTTTGTCTCATTCACAGTAGAATTCTGAATCCAGCAGACTCAATTACTAAATCTtgattttcttggtttttgttatATCGCCACAGTCATATGATGAACAGTTATTCAATCCATTGTCTGCTATGAAACTGTGTATTGTAATGAATCATTTAGAAATTTCTGGGGTTGTTGTATGTAAGTTTACTAGTTTCTGCTTATATGTTGGGTTTAAGTGGGAGTATTGATTAGATTCAGTTTGGTGCAAGAGAGGCTTATATCCTTTCTCTGACCTATCCATCTTTTAAGTGCAGCATTGAGTTTTGGTTCAGACCATGATAGATCGGTCCCTGTGTTGAAGAAAATCCATCAGCATCCTACCAGTGCAAGCCGTGTAGAGCTTCCAGTTGGTAGATATATAGCTTACCAAGAGCTTGGTGTTTCAGCTGACAGAGCTAGACACTCTTTGATTGTGCctcattcttttctttcctcTCGGCTTGCAGGTATGATCACATTAGTCCTTTCTTTTCAGTTTCAGCTAATTTTGGTAGTGCTATTACATATTGTTTACCTAATAACATTTAAACATTACTTATTCAAGGTATACCTGGAGTGAAAGAATCATTACTCACGGACTATGGTGTCCGTCTAGTGTCATATGATCTTCCAGGGTTTGGAGAGAGTGATCCTCATCGTGCTCGGAACCTTAGCTCATCTGCATCGGATATGATTGACCTGGCTGCTGCTCTCGGGATTGTTGAGAAGTTCTGGTTACTCGGCTATTCCAGTGGTAGTGTGCATGCTTGGGCTGCAATGAGATACTTTCCTGACCGAATAGCTGGTACCTTCCATTATTTGGATAAAATTTGAATGCATATCAATTCATTTgaacacattttgttttttttcactttgTGATAGTTTCAAAGAATGTGTTTTTATCAATCTACAGGAGTTGCTATGGTAGCTCCTATTATCCATATGAGCCGAGCATGACAAAGGAAGAGATGGCAAAAACGTGGGAGCAGTGGCTAAGGAAGAGAAAATTCATGTACTTTTTAGCACGTCGGTGGCCAAGTCTTCTTCCTTTCTCCTACCGTAGGTCCTTTCTCTCTGGTAATCTTGAGCCGCTGGATCAGTGGATGTCCATGTCATTAGGAGAAAAGGTAAGTCTCTATTTATCAAGTGTCTCTTCCCAAGGTTTTGGATCATTTAGTATCACCAAATAGAGTAGCTTCCTCGGATAGCTTTTTGATTTATGGCTCACAAGCTACACCTGTAATTGCCACTTTTCTACTTCAGGACAAACTTGTAATCACAGATCCAGTTTTTGAAGATCTTTACCAAAGGAACGTGGAGGAGTCTGTACGCCAAGGAACTGCAAAACCGTTTGTCGAAGAAGCTGCCTTACTGGTTTCAAATTGGGGATTTAGTCTTCCCGAGTTCCACGTGCAGAAGAAGTGTCGAACCAATGGTGTCCTCTCTTGGCTAATGTCAATGTACAGCGAATCCGAATGTGAACTTATTGGTTTTCGGAAACCCATACACATATGGCAGGTTTGTTGAACACTTAAAACTGCCTTCTATATGATCACTTCCCTGTGTTGTGAGTTACTCATGTTGACTGTGGCCATGTAGGGTATGGATGACCGAGTCACTCCACCTTCAGTAACTGATTACATTAGCCGGGTCATACCAGAAGCAACGGTACATAGACTCCCAAACGAAGGCCACTTCTCTTACTTCTATTTCTGTGATGAGTGCCACAAGCAGATCTTCTCGACCATATTTGGAGAACCAAAGGGCCAGTTAGAGTTACCAGAACAAAAAACGGAAATCCAAAAACCGGATCAACCAAAGACGGGTTTATCCGACAGTAGCACTTCTAAAGAGTAAGTAAACAGGTTATAAAAGAACTATAGAAATACGTTGTTCTTGGTCTTCGTTCCATCAaggaaaaatatgtaaataacaCCAAGAACATGCTTCGTTCTTTGCTTTGGCTGAAGATTTCAGATTTTATAGGTTAACAAAGCACAGTTCATTTTGAGATCACATATAACACTAAGAGTGCAATTGAAAGAACATTTTTTCAAAGCTGCTTTCTATTACAATTggaaatgaattttgttttgtttacttgttcTTGATTCACTGTCGAGAAAATCTGGGTGTGTGTTATTTTAGAGATGTAAAGTCAACCAAACTGAATCTTCTGTTAGTTCAATTCCATCAATCAATATCTAGAAAATTTATTATCCATGGACAATACTGTTCAATCTCAGTTGGGATCAGGAAAGCCGAAACAGAATGTAGAAAATGCTTTCTCCTTTACTACTTGCCCCACATTCAAGTCCATCATACTCAACAACAACTTATCTTAAATTCGTTCATCTTCAATTTTGGCAAGTTTGTGTAAATAGAATAATACAATTTGTCAAAGAAAACAGGAATCCAAGACCAACAAAAACTAGATTCACTTCCAATTTGGTGTTTCTATATATCTCATGTTTGATCAGAAAAATGATCTAGACCAATAACTCAAAACCACATGGCTATCTTGATCAGAACAACTAAACTAACGGCATAAAGAGAATGACCTAAGGCTAATTACTCGAAACACCACATGGCTTTGTCGATGAGATCAATCAACTTCACCAAAGGGTATCAAAACGCAGAACCAGAGCTCTTGGTTTTGCCAAGCATCATGTCTTTGGCTTCATTGATCTTAGATGCAAGGTAATGGCTTCCTCCTGCGTCTGGATGATTAGCCACCATCACTCTCCGGTGAGCTTCTTTCACCTTCTCTGCCGCTACACTCTCCCTGTTCAAACCACCATAATAAGTGCCAAACTTGTCAAGCCACAATAATGTGCAAAACTCACCACGAAATTATATGCATAAACAAATCGAATTCGAATAACTAGGCCCCTATTGCAAGACTACAATGGCATATTTACTGGCTAGAGATGACCGTTAACCCATCAGAGACCTTAAGAAAACCGTTAATGGTTACTCCAAACTCTACAGAGAGTCCCAGAGATCAAATAGTATCATTGAGTCTTAAAGTGTCAAACTTTACTTGTTTGATAGAGGGGATAAAGACACAAGAAAAGTACCTGACACCGAGAATAAGGGCAGCTTCTCTCCGAGTCATAGCAGATTGGAAACCACCTTCATAGAATTTACGCATTCTAGGCCTTACTGGTCTGAGCTTGAACGCTTGCCATGCCTCTAATCCATATTTACCAGCataagcagcagcagcaacagcggCACCTGCA is drawn from Camelina sativa cultivar DH55 chromosome 1, Cs, whole genome shotgun sequence and contains these coding sequences:
- the LOC104755051 gene encoding mitochondrial import inner membrane translocase subunit TIM14-2-like codes for the protein MVAAIIAGAAVAAAAYAGKYGLEAWQAFKLRPVRPRMRKFYEGGFQSAMTRREAALILGVRESVAAEKVKEAHRRVMVANHPDAGGSHYLASKINEAKDMMLGKTKSSGSAF
- the LOC104754866 gene encoding 40S ribosomal protein S23-2, giving the protein MGKTRGMGSGRKLKRLRISQRWADKGYKKSHQGNEWKKPFAGSSHAKGIVLEKIGIEAKQPNSAIRKCARVQLIKNGKKIAAFVPNDGCLNYIEENDEVLIAGFGRKGHAVGDIPGVRFKVVKVSGVSLNALFKEKKEKPRS
- the LOC104754774 gene encoding uncharacterized protein LOC104754774 → MSTESERIDSVSDVIDGSNASTLEVRNAQMSETLAGQAQELIAKPDGDVQEGNGSLALDVDDGLEKTNAITDLEKQTESINGGLDLGVGTENVGGESNESEKKVLVDSEEVLMVEGEKDSDGIQTVRQVEKEVEPDMVCSPGADLSVVKVSDARLDSEDLVEIRKPDGSDKQGTKVDDLDVVCFMGLEPHESKDESVLVDEKAPVTAKVKISDSDLVWAKVRSHPWWPGQVFNASAATDKAKKHFKKGSFLVTYFGDCTFAWNDASRIKPFRQHFSQMAKQSSLPDFIDAMDFALEEVSRRIEFGLACSCISEEVYEKIKSQNIINPGIREDSSSIHGGDKVSSAIFFEPANLVEYVKRLARSPSYDATDALQLVSQRAQLLAYNRWKGYTELPEFETLQGSVESAPKISLAEDKSGLVKVSDPELKKSKQVYTKRRKTEDQDDSKHDGVFEYEDTTVPKKKEKTLAEFIAEKRLSRHKGNISQENSGEIPNCEKKRKVVLSKLPKSTKKIKANLETEDPGSPIPPESDRKNSSSASDKITPGKARKSFGIGASILKVANQMHSSTPTRLLPCSDSASKKAAKSNGSGKGLQEKPKAKTLSKRDNSPLTNEKLSSPQAASVTKTPSAKSNSISIDHQLSGELEQVIKEAPSTTLVKDPMLESRDLKDSSKEQMGNEDRNEAADIADEIIIEDSNLTGENNSGSDLKDQPSEKNCSDGSDSCKNGFAE